The Deltaproteobacteria bacterium nucleotide sequence GGAGGCCCGTGAAGCGCAGGCCGCCCCAGACGTTGGCCGCGCTCCCCGGAGCGCCGCTCGTGGCGGTCCCGGAGGTCACGGTGGAGGTTGCCGCCGGGGCCGGTGCTTCGGCCCAGGAGTTCGTCTCCGAGACGGCCCTGTGGCACTGGCCGGAGAACATGATCCGCCACGAGGCCGGCGCCGAGCCCGAGAACCTCCGCATCCTGAGGGTCCGGGGCAACTCCATGGAGCCCGAGTTGCGCGACGGCGACCGGATCGTGGTCGACGTCTCCCGCAGGCTCCCGGCCACCGGCGAGACCTTCGTGCTATGGGACGGCATCGGGCTGGTAGTCAAGCACGTGGAGGTGGTGCGCGGCGACGCCGTGGATGACGACGAGCCACCCCGCCTGAGACTCATCTCCGCCAACCCCGACTATGCCCCCTACACCTGCCTCGCACAGGACGCCCACATCCTCGGCAAGGTCTTGTGGGCTGTGAGGAGGACGTGACCTTTCGACCTTCCTCGAACGACCGGAGTCTTGAGCGAAGACTTCCGGATCGATAGGATGTCGCCCGGCCGGACCGAAACAGCCCGGAAAGTCATCCACCCTCAGGACTACCCCACGCTGCCTTCGCGCGGAAGCAGGAAGTTCGGACGGTACCCTTTCGACGGAACCATGCGGCTTGCGGACCGGAACGAACCCCAACCAGCCCTCGACGCGGATGCTCAAGCAGCATGGAATCATCCTGACCCCACCCCGTCAATGGCATACATGGTCCGCTCCACGTGTCAAGGTGCCGTTTCCGTAAACGGGGCAGGTCAGTTGCAGGCATATATCCGGCCTCTGGATGGGAGCGTCCGCTCCCGGGCCCTGATGGATTTCGCACACACCAGCCTCAACAACCGAGCGGTCTCGAAGACCTCACCATTGACCAGGCTCTGGGCGTGTCGGGTCGACCTGTCTGCCATCACTTCCACTTCACCTTGCGCAACTTGGAGAATGGGGCTGCCAGATTTCATGCGGTTGTCGGTTCTGCAGAGGAGTAGCGCTAGTTCCGCATCCGTCGTCTTTGTGGGCACTGCAAAGGGTTGGCCTGGGCCGCGGCGCGACTGTGAAACGTCCTGAGTTGGCGCATTCGGCCAGAAATACTGGCCGGAAGTCCGCTTCCGGCCATGGGTGCCATTCAGCCGATGCGAACACCGAGTCACCCGAAGGGCCGGAGCGAAGCGCCTTGA carries:
- a CDS encoding S24 family peptidase, whose translation is MDSDDTVRREAVRRDPVRLRLKDLLRQNDLALRAASLAIGRNGTYLQQYVDRGIPAVLGYRDSETLAEMLGCDPSELRHEMAPKRRPVKRRPPQTLAALPGAPLVAVPEVTVEVAAGAGASAQEFVSETALWHWPENMIRHEAGAEPENLRILRVRGNSMEPELRDGDRIVVDVSRRLPATGETFVLWDGIGLVVKHVEVVRGDAVDDDEPPRLRLISANPDYAPYTCLAQDAHILGKVLWAVRRT